One window from the genome of Spirosoma rhododendri encodes:
- a CDS encoding efflux RND transporter permease subunit, whose product MNKFIKGILSFSLKNKFFIFFLTFLAVVAGVISYRNTPIEAFPDVTNTQITLITQWPGRSAEEVEKFVTIPIEIGLNPVQRRTDIRSTSLFGLSVVKIIFDDGVDDTFARQQVNNLLNGIELPEDIRPDVQPPYGPTGEIFRYTLSSPTRNSRELKTLQDWVIERQLKGVPGVADVVSFGGEVKTYEISLDPRRLIDYDITPLELYKAVAASNVNVGGDVINKNSQAYVVRGIGLLRNQRDIESIIIKNVNGTPIMVGNVAQVSESALPRLGQAGRGPTDDVVECIVIMRKGENPSEVIQRVKTKITDLNEQVLPGDVQIDTFYNRETLIDFSTHTVTHNLIEGIIFVTVIVFLFMADWRTTLTVSIVIPLALLFAFICLRLKGMSANLLSMGAIDFGIIVDGAVVMVEGIFVTMDELAHRVGMARFNRLAKMGVLRRTGTEMGKAIFFSKLIIITCLIPIFSFQKVEGKLFSPLAWTLGFALLGALIFTLTLVPVLASILLQKNVREKHNPFVNFITKWSTRIFTFTFSHRRTSLIATALIVVVGLAGFPLLGTEFLPELNEGSIYVRATMPMSISLPESVQETIQMRQIFRQFPEVKGVISQTGRPNDGTDPTGFYNIEFLVDIYPQEEWKSKLTKEELIDQMQDKLRIFPGVNFGFSQPIMDNVEEAVSGVKGSIAVKIYGPDQTILENKAYEVRKQLARVQGIDDLGVIRTTGQPEMRIELDERKIALYGVDKADAEAVVEMAIGGKAATQIYEGERRFDLRIRYEQPFRSGEQQISRLMVPTQNNSMIPIKEIANVYTQTGPVLIFREGSQRYGAVKFSVRGRDMGGAVAEAQQNVQEHVQLPPGYTIKWAGDFENQQRATLRLEQVVPISLLAIFFILFVLFGNVKDAGLVLVNVPFAIIGGIAALLVTHVNFSISAGIGFIALFGICIQNGVILISVFKKNLHNRLSLNESIRQGVISRIRPVVMTAMMAGIGLIPAALSHGIGSETARPLAIVVIGGLITATLLTLFIFPLIFYSFYRGKFLDL is encoded by the coding sequence ATGAACAAGTTTATCAAGGGCATTCTGTCGTTTTCGCTGAAGAATAAGTTTTTCATCTTTTTCCTGACATTTCTGGCGGTCGTAGCGGGGGTTATCAGTTACCGCAACACGCCCATCGAAGCCTTCCCCGACGTTACCAACACGCAGATCACGCTGATTACCCAGTGGCCGGGCCGGTCGGCGGAAGAGGTCGAAAAATTTGTAACCATCCCCATTGAAATTGGCCTGAACCCCGTTCAGCGACGCACCGATATCCGGTCGACTTCGTTGTTCGGGCTGTCCGTCGTTAAAATTATTTTTGATGACGGGGTCGATGATACGTTTGCCCGGCAGCAGGTCAACAACCTGCTCAATGGTATCGAACTGCCCGAAGACATCCGGCCCGACGTACAGCCCCCCTACGGCCCAACGGGGGAAATCTTCCGCTATACACTCAGCTCCCCCACCCGCAATTCGCGCGAGCTGAAAACATTGCAGGACTGGGTGATCGAACGGCAGTTGAAAGGTGTGCCGGGCGTGGCCGACGTCGTTAGCTTCGGCGGTGAAGTAAAAACCTACGAAATCTCGCTCGACCCCCGCCGGCTGATCGATTACGACATTACCCCGCTCGAACTTTACAAGGCTGTCGCAGCCTCAAACGTCAATGTCGGGGGCGACGTGATCAACAAAAACTCGCAGGCTTACGTCGTGCGCGGCATTGGTCTGCTCCGCAATCAGCGCGATATCGAAAGCATTATCATCAAGAACGTCAACGGTACGCCAATCATGGTTGGCAATGTGGCGCAGGTGTCGGAGTCGGCCCTACCCCGGCTGGGACAGGCCGGGCGCGGCCCTACCGACGACGTAGTGGAATGCATCGTGATTATGCGGAAGGGCGAAAACCCCAGCGAAGTTATTCAGCGCGTCAAAACCAAAATTACGGACCTCAACGAGCAGGTGCTTCCCGGCGACGTGCAGATCGACACGTTTTACAACCGCGAAACCCTGATCGACTTCTCTACTCATACGGTTACGCACAACTTGATCGAAGGGATTATTTTCGTGACGGTAATCGTCTTTCTGTTCATGGCCGACTGGCGCACAACGCTGACCGTGTCGATTGTGATTCCGCTGGCGTTGCTGTTCGCGTTTATCTGTCTGCGGCTCAAAGGTATGTCGGCCAACCTGCTCAGCATGGGTGCTATTGACTTCGGCATCATCGTAGACGGAGCCGTGGTCATGGTCGAGGGTATTTTTGTGACGATGGACGAACTGGCGCACCGGGTTGGTATGGCGCGGTTCAACCGGCTGGCCAAGATGGGCGTACTGCGCCGGACGGGTACAGAAATGGGGAAGGCCATATTCTTTTCCAAACTCATTATCATCACCTGTCTGATCCCCATCTTTTCATTCCAGAAAGTTGAAGGCAAACTATTTTCTCCCCTTGCCTGGACACTGGGCTTTGCCTTGCTGGGTGCGCTGATTTTTACCCTGACGCTCGTACCCGTACTGGCCAGTATTCTGCTACAGAAAAACGTACGCGAGAAGCACAATCCGTTCGTGAATTTTATCACGAAATGGTCGACCCGAATTTTCACGTTCACGTTTTCACATCGGCGTACTAGCCTGATTGCAACCGCCTTAATCGTCGTTGTTGGTCTGGCAGGCTTCCCCCTACTGGGAACCGAGTTTTTGCCGGAACTGAACGAAGGTTCGATCTACGTGCGGGCGACAATGCCGATGAGTATTTCCTTACCGGAATCGGTGCAGGAAACGATTCAGATGCGGCAGATTTTTCGGCAATTTCCCGAAGTAAAAGGTGTAATTTCCCAGACAGGTCGCCCCAACGACGGTACCGACCCAACCGGGTTTTATAACATTGAATTTCTGGTTGATATTTATCCGCAGGAGGAGTGGAAAAGTAAGCTCACGAAGGAAGAACTTATTGATCAGATGCAGGATAAACTGCGCATATTCCCGGGGGTTAATTTCGGATTTTCGCAGCCCATCATGGATAACGTCGAGGAGGCTGTGTCGGGGGTAAAAGGCTCGATTGCCGTCAAGATTTACGGTCCCGATCAGACCATTCTGGAAAACAAAGCCTACGAAGTCAGGAAGCAGCTCGCCCGCGTGCAGGGCATTGACGATCTGGGCGTTATCCGTACAACTGGTCAGCCCGAAATGCGTATCGAACTCGACGAACGTAAGATCGCGCTGTATGGCGTCGACAAGGCCGATGCCGAAGCGGTTGTGGAGATGGCTATCGGCGGCAAGGCGGCCACGCAGATCTACGAAGGTGAACGCCGGTTTGACCTGCGTATTCGTTACGAGCAGCCATTCCGGTCGGGTGAACAGCAGATCAGCCGCTTGATGGTGCCTACCCAGAATAATTCCATGATTCCGATCAAGGAGATCGCTAATGTGTACACGCAGACGGGCCCGGTACTGATTTTTAGGGAAGGCAGTCAGCGGTACGGAGCCGTCAAGTTTTCGGTTCGGGGCCGCGATATGGGCGGGGCGGTAGCCGAAGCGCAGCAAAACGTGCAGGAGCACGTGCAGCTGCCGCCGGGTTACACCATTAAATGGGCGGGCGATTTTGAGAATCAGCAACGGGCCACGCTACGCCTTGAGCAGGTTGTGCCGATCAGCCTGCTGGCCATTTTCTTTATCCTGTTTGTGCTGTTCGGCAACGTGAAAGATGCGGGACTGGTGCTGGTCAACGTACCGTTTGCCATCATCGGCGGCATCGCGGCCCTGCTCGTCACCCACGTCAACTTCAGCATCTCGGCCGGTATCGGGTTTATCGCGCTGTTTGGTATCTGCATTCAGAACGGCGTCATCCTGATCTCGGTATTCAAGAAAAACCTGCACAACCGGCTGTCACTCAACGAATCGATCAGGCAGGGTGTTATTTCGCGCATCCGCCCGGTGGTGATGACCGCCATGATGGCCGGCATTGGCCTGATTCCAGCCGCCCTTTCGCACGGTATCGGGTCGGAGACAGCGCGCCCGCTGGCGATCGTCGTAATTGGTGGTTTGATTACGGCTACTCTGCTAACGCTGTTCATTTTCCCGCTCATATTCTATTCGTTTTATCGCGGTAAGTTTCTGGATTTATAA
- a CDS encoding response regulator gives MKILVVEDEPKLASFVKKGLEEQSCQVDVAYDGQMGRNMALSNPYDVIILDVNLPKLNGFDVVQSIRQEKNHTPVLMLTAMGSVDDKLTGFESGADDYLVKPFEFRELMARLRALTKRSSENGIQANVLKVADLELDLNEKIARRDSRRIELTAKEFGLLEYLMRNRGRVVSRIDIAEKVWDIHFDTGTNVIDVYVNFLRKKIDKDFPQKLIHTVIGMGYMLKDE, from the coding sequence ATGAAAATACTGGTCGTTGAAGATGAGCCAAAGCTGGCGTCGTTTGTAAAAAAAGGTCTGGAAGAACAGTCATGCCAAGTCGACGTGGCTTACGACGGTCAGATGGGGCGTAACATGGCGCTCAGTAATCCATACGACGTTATCATACTTGACGTAAACCTGCCGAAGCTGAATGGTTTCGACGTAGTACAGTCGATACGACAGGAAAAGAATCACACACCCGTACTGATGCTAACAGCAATGGGCTCGGTCGACGATAAACTGACGGGTTTCGAGTCGGGTGCTGATGATTATCTGGTCAAACCGTTCGAGTTTCGCGAACTGATGGCCCGGCTACGAGCGCTCACCAAGCGCAGCAGCGAAAACGGAATTCAGGCCAACGTGCTGAAAGTAGCCGACCTGGAGCTTGACCTGAACGAGAAGATTGCCCGCCGGGATAGCCGCCGGATCGAACTGACGGCTAAGGAGTTTGGCCTGCTTGAATATCTGATGCGTAATCGGGGACGGGTTGTATCGCGGATCGACATTGCCGAGAAAGTGTGGGACATCCATTTCGACACCGGCACCAACGTTATCGACGTCTACGTAAACTTCCTTCGGAAGAAAATCGACAAAGATTTTCCACAAAAGCTGATTCATACCGTAATTGGTATGGGGTACATGCTGAAAGATGAATAG
- a CDS encoding sensor histidine kinase, with protein MNIRVRLTLLFGLLVGSILLLFSVSVYYLYSQFREQEFQKRLQELATTTVRLRNDAGEVAAADLPILAAEQVTIYDDKGKILYSRGKPSGRYAFTPAFFRQVLLGETPYVRQGDRETVGVRYTNASNSGRISISVASAYDRYGFSKLERLRNILLFGGLLCLVIVAIAGYLFAADALRPVAELIDQANTISATNIHKRLQVGRQRDELADLARTFNELLSRLEKAFVSQKSFVSHASHELRTPLTVMMGQIEVTRLQPRSVAEYETAIDGLLDEVQNMIRLVNGLLELARANTGFPNLPKHAVRLDELLWQAQSQLTHKKADYQINIDFDELPNQEDDLVILGDESLLQTAFQNLMENGCKYSPDHSVMVRISFLSQQIQVTVSDQGYGIPASDLPSIFEPFYRSDSTMTISGYGIGLALTKRIIEIHQGSIDVHSSPGKGTTFRVCLPNKSVSSESATPTATGIREGIPVTDS; from the coding sequence ATGAACATCCGCGTTCGTCTAACATTGCTGTTCGGCTTGCTGGTAGGGTCTATCCTGTTGCTGTTTTCGGTGTCTGTCTATTACCTATACAGTCAGTTCAGAGAGCAGGAATTTCAGAAACGACTTCAGGAGCTGGCAACGACAACGGTTCGTCTGCGAAATGATGCGGGCGAAGTAGCCGCAGCCGACCTGCCTATTCTGGCTGCCGAACAGGTTACTATCTACGACGATAAAGGAAAGATTTTATACAGCCGGGGAAAGCCGTCGGGTCGGTATGCGTTCACGCCGGCTTTCTTCCGGCAGGTACTTCTGGGGGAAACCCCGTATGTCAGGCAGGGCGATCGGGAAACGGTGGGCGTCCGCTATACCAATGCCAGCAACAGTGGCCGAATTTCGATCTCGGTCGCATCGGCGTACGACCGGTATGGCTTCTCCAAGCTTGAACGACTTCGTAATATTCTGCTGTTTGGAGGCTTGCTCTGTCTGGTCATCGTTGCTATCGCCGGTTATCTGTTTGCCGCTGATGCCCTGCGTCCCGTGGCCGAACTGATCGATCAGGCCAACACGATTTCGGCAACCAATATTCACAAACGATTGCAAGTGGGTCGTCAGCGCGACGAGCTTGCCGATCTTGCCCGTACGTTCAACGAACTACTCAGTCGGCTGGAAAAGGCGTTTGTGTCGCAGAAAAGTTTCGTGTCCCATGCCTCGCATGAGCTGCGGACTCCCCTGACGGTTATGATGGGGCAAATCGAAGTCACCCGGCTCCAGCCCCGATCCGTTGCCGAGTACGAAACCGCAATCGACGGGCTGCTCGATGAAGTGCAGAATATGATTCGGCTGGTAAACGGACTCCTCGAACTGGCCCGCGCCAATACAGGCTTTCCCAACCTGCCCAAGCACGCGGTTCGGCTCGATGAGTTACTCTGGCAGGCGCAGAGCCAGCTTACGCACAAGAAGGCCGATTACCAGATCAATATCGATTTCGATGAGCTGCCCAACCAGGAAGACGATTTGGTAATCCTTGGCGATGAATCATTGCTACAGACTGCGTTTCAGAATCTGATGGAAAATGGGTGTAAATATTCACCCGACCATTCGGTCATGGTGCGGATCTCGTTTCTGTCGCAGCAAATTCAGGTGACGGTCAGTGATCAGGGCTACGGTATTCCCGCCAGCGACTTGCCGAGTATCTTCGAGCCGTTCTACCGCTCCGACTCAACCATGACAATCAGCGGCTATGGTATCGGCCTGGCCCTCACCAAGCGCATTATCGAAATTCATCAGGGCTCGATCGACGTGCATTCATCGCCCGGCAAAGGAACTACGTTCCGGGTTTGCTTGCCCAACAAATCGGTCAGCAGCGAATCAGCCACGCCCACTGCGACTGGCATCCGCGAGGGGATACCAGTCACCGATTCCTAA
- a CDS encoding carbonic anhydrase, with protein sequence MSLYDQVFSHNKEWVQKQLDLDPSYFSEMAKNQTPDFLYIGCSDSRVSPDAFMGTKPGDVFIHRNIANLVPNNDISSLAVLQYAVESLQVKHVIVCGHYGCGGVKASVSHEDYGYMNTWLRNIQDVYRIHRDELDSIEDADARHRKLVELNVREQCLNVMKLSFVQKRMFESKDIKVHGWVYDLANGQLTDTQVSLADLEPNLSIYRFKESTLAAL encoded by the coding sequence ATGAGCTTGTACGATCAGGTATTCAGTCACAATAAAGAGTGGGTTCAGAAGCAATTGGATCTCGACCCCTCCTATTTTTCTGAAATGGCTAAAAATCAGACCCCCGATTTTCTGTATATCGGTTGTTCTGATAGCCGGGTGTCGCCAGACGCGTTTATGGGCACCAAGCCGGGCGACGTGTTTATTCACCGGAACATTGCCAACCTGGTACCAAACAACGATATCAGTTCGCTGGCCGTATTGCAATACGCTGTTGAGAGCCTGCAAGTAAAACACGTCATCGTGTGTGGGCACTATGGCTGCGGGGGCGTCAAAGCATCGGTATCGCACGAAGATTACGGGTACATGAACACCTGGCTGCGTAACATCCAGGACGTGTATCGTATTCACCGCGACGAACTTGATTCGATTGAAGACGCAGACGCCCGGCACCGGAAACTGGTCGAACTCAACGTCCGGGAGCAGTGCCTGAATGTGATGAAGCTGTCGTTTGTGCAGAAGCGGATGTTTGAAAGCAAAGACATCAAGGTTCACGGCTGGGTATATGACCTCGCCAACGGGCAACTCACCGACACGCAGGTATCCCTTGCCGACCTAGAGCCAAACCTGTCGATCTACCGTTTCAAAGAATCAACACTGGCTGCGTTATAA
- a CDS encoding peptide chain release factor 3 — protein sequence MQTNIQAETARRRTFAIISHPDAGKTTLTEKLLLFGGAIQTAGAVKSNKIKKTATSDFMEIEKQRGISVATSVMTFEYDNLKINILDTPGHKDFAEDTYRTLTAVDSVILVIDCVKGVEEQTERLMEVCRMRDTPVIIFINKLDREGRNPFDLLDELEEKLNIRVRPMTWPVNMGSDFKGVYNLIEKKLYFFKVNKTKVEDDVMAIELADSMLDKKVGERDAAQLREDVELIEGVYDAFDRQAYLDGKLAPVFFGSAVNNFGVKELLEGFCDISPEPIARPTDKREVLPEEKNFSGFVFKIHANLDPRHRDRIAFLRICSGVFERGKFYHHTRLDKNVRFASPFSFMADSKSVVEEGFPGDVVGLYDTGTFKIGDTLTEGEELQFQGIPSFSPEIFKELINLDPMKAKQLDKGIQQLTDEGVAQLFTLEVGNRKIVGTVGELQFEVIQYRLENEYGAKCRWVGLNYTKACWITSEDPSKLAEFIRLKGNQIAYDKDNRPVFLAESDWMLRMNQQNNSDVQFHLTSEFDMVV from the coding sequence ATGCAAACGAATATACAGGCCGAAACCGCTCGTCGACGGACTTTCGCCATCATCAGCCACCCCGACGCTGGTAAAACGACGCTTACCGAAAAACTGCTGCTTTTTGGTGGGGCTATACAGACGGCTGGAGCCGTCAAATCCAACAAGATCAAGAAAACGGCCACGTCCGACTTTATGGAAATCGAGAAGCAGCGCGGCATCTCGGTGGCTACGTCGGTAATGACGTTCGAGTACGACAATCTAAAGATAAACATTCTCGACACGCCCGGTCACAAAGATTTCGCGGAAGATACGTACCGTACGCTGACGGCCGTTGACAGTGTTATTCTGGTTATCGACTGCGTGAAAGGCGTCGAAGAGCAGACGGAGCGGCTCATGGAAGTGTGCCGCATGCGCGATACGCCGGTGATCATTTTCATCAATAAACTGGACCGCGAAGGGCGAAACCCGTTTGACCTCCTCGACGAATTGGAGGAGAAGCTGAACATCCGCGTTCGGCCGATGACGTGGCCGGTCAATATGGGGTCTGACTTTAAAGGTGTTTACAATCTGATCGAGAAAAAATTATATTTCTTCAAGGTCAACAAAACGAAAGTCGAAGACGACGTAATGGCCATCGAGCTGGCCGATTCGATGCTCGATAAGAAAGTGGGTGAGCGCGACGCAGCTCAGCTACGGGAAGACGTCGAACTGATCGAAGGCGTGTACGACGCGTTCGACCGGCAGGCGTATCTCGACGGTAAACTGGCCCCCGTATTTTTCGGGTCGGCGGTCAACAACTTTGGCGTGAAGGAGCTGCTCGAAGGGTTCTGCGATATTTCACCCGAACCCATCGCCCGCCCGACTGATAAGCGGGAGGTGCTGCCGGAAGAGAAAAACTTTAGCGGTTTCGTCTTTAAAATTCACGCAAACCTCGACCCGCGTCACCGCGATCGTATCGCGTTTCTGCGGATTTGTTCGGGCGTGTTTGAGCGGGGTAAATTCTACCACCATACCCGGCTCGACAAAAATGTGCGCTTCGCATCGCCGTTCAGTTTCATGGCCGATAGCAAAAGCGTAGTCGAAGAAGGTTTCCCCGGCGACGTGGTGGGGTTGTATGATACCGGCACGTTCAAAATTGGCGATACGCTGACGGAAGGGGAGGAGCTACAGTTTCAGGGTATTCCCAGCTTTTCGCCCGAAATTTTCAAAGAGCTTATCAACCTCGACCCGATGAAGGCGAAGCAGCTCGACAAGGGTATTCAGCAGTTGACCGACGAGGGCGTCGCGCAGTTGTTTACGCTTGAAGTTGGTAACCGGAAAATCGTTGGTACGGTGGGTGAGCTTCAGTTTGAAGTTATTCAGTACCGGCTCGAAAACGAATACGGGGCCAAGTGTCGCTGGGTGGGTCTGAACTACACTAAGGCTTGCTGGATTACCTCCGAAGATCCGTCGAAGCTGGCCGAGTTTATCCGGCTGAAGGGCAACCAAATTGCGTACGACAAAGACAACCGGCCGGTGTTTCTGGCCGAATCGGACTGGATGCTGCGCATGAATCAGCAGAACAACTCCGATGTACAGTTTCACCTGACCTCAGAGTTCGACATGGTTGTCTAG
- a CDS encoding DUF423 domain-containing protein: MKFFIQAGAILGVVGVALGAFGAHALRAMLESTGRAATFETAVKYQFYHALALVLVGILIQLVGSNPTAVRLLGWAGYSFLGGTLIFSGSLYVLCFTGITWLGAITPLGGVALIAGWALLLWAFL; this comes from the coding sequence ATGAAGTTCTTTATTCAGGCAGGGGCAATTTTGGGTGTAGTAGGTGTTGCGCTTGGTGCGTTTGGAGCCCACGCCCTGCGGGCAATGCTGGAGTCGACGGGGCGGGCGGCTACGTTTGAAACGGCTGTTAAATACCAGTTTTACCACGCGCTGGCGCTGGTGCTGGTGGGCATACTGATACAACTGGTGGGTAGCAATCCGACAGCTGTCCGGCTGCTGGGCTGGGCGGGGTACTCGTTTCTGGGCGGGACGCTGATTTTTTCCGGTTCGCTCTACGTCCTGTGTTTCACGGGTATTACGTGGCTGGGGGCTATTACGCCACTTGGTGGTGTCGCGCTGATTGCGGGCTGGGCACTGCTACTTTGGGCTTTTTTGTAA
- a CDS encoding YggS family pyridoxal phosphate-dependent enzyme → MIAASIHTIEQEIEGRARLIAVTKTKPVSMLQEAYDAGARLFGENKVQEMAEKQPQLPADVEWHQIGHLQTNKVKYIAPFVSLIHSIDSLKLLDEVNKQATKNDRVIDCLLQIHIADEETKFGLLPDEAETLLRSPELRAMQNVRIVGLMGLATNTDDETQIRQEFRGLKQLYDKLATLSTANVQFSELSMGMSGDYRIAVEEGSTLVRVGSAIFGARS, encoded by the coding sequence ATGATTGCAGCTAGTATACACACGATTGAGCAGGAAATAGAAGGCCGTGCCCGGCTGATTGCGGTGACGAAAACCAAACCGGTCTCGATGCTACAGGAAGCATACGACGCCGGTGCCCGGCTCTTTGGGGAGAACAAAGTGCAGGAAATGGCTGAGAAACAGCCGCAATTACCTGCCGACGTTGAATGGCATCAGATCGGGCATTTGCAGACCAACAAGGTCAAATATATTGCCCCCTTCGTAAGTCTGATTCATTCGATTGACAGTCTCAAACTGCTGGACGAGGTGAACAAGCAGGCAACTAAAAATGACCGCGTTATCGACTGCCTGCTTCAGATTCACATCGCCGACGAAGAAACTAAATTTGGTCTTCTCCCCGACGAAGCTGAGACCTTACTTCGCTCACCTGAGTTGCGGGCTATGCAGAACGTCCGGATTGTGGGGCTGATGGGGTTAGCAACGAACACCGACGACGAAACGCAAATACGGCAGGAGTTTCGCGGCTTGAAACAACTGTATGACAAACTGGCGACGCTTTCGACCGCCAACGTACAGTTCAGCGAACTATCGATGGGCATGAGTGGCGACTACCGGATTGCTGTCGAAGAGGGTAGCACGCTGGTACGCGTCGGTAGCGCTATTTTCGGTGCGAGAAGCTGA
- the rpsF gene encoding 30S ribosomal protein S6, whose translation MFPNNYETVFILTPVLSDLQMKDAVDKFRNVLTENGAELVHEENMGLRKLAYPIQHKNTGYYQLFEFKAPGTIIEKLNTEYLRDERIIRHLTVSLDKHAVDYNDRKRNGLVGKKKQTENEAK comes from the coding sequence ATGTTTCCCAATAATTACGAAACGGTGTTCATTTTAACTCCCGTTTTATCTGATCTTCAGATGAAGGACGCCGTTGACAAGTTCCGTAATGTGCTGACCGAAAATGGCGCGGAACTGGTTCACGAAGAGAACATGGGTCTGCGTAAGCTGGCCTATCCAATTCAGCACAAAAACACGGGTTACTACCAACTCTTCGAGTTTAAGGCTCCCGGCACGATCATCGAGAAACTCAACACCGAGTATCTCCGTGATGAGCGCATTATCCGTCACCTGACGGTATCGCTCGACAAGCACGCCGTTGACTACAACGACCGTAAGCGCAACGGACTGGTGGGCAAGAAAAAACAAACCGAAAACGAGGCTAAGTAA
- the rpsR gene encoding 30S ribosomal protein S18 produces the protein MSLQNESVSKTETRKKYDRFKKAGIKYIDYKDGNFLLKLLNEQGKILPRRLTGTSLKNQRKVAQAVKRARHLAILPYVGDSLK, from the coding sequence ATGAGTCTGCAAAACGAATCTGTCTCGAAGACCGAGACCCGCAAAAAATACGACCGCTTTAAGAAAGCTGGTATCAAGTATATCGACTACAAAGACGGTAACTTCCTGCTGAAGCTCCTCAACGAGCAGGGCAAAATTCTGCCCCGCCGTCTGACCGGCACCAGCCTGAAAAACCAGCGCAAAGTGGCTCAGGCCGTCAAGCGCGCCCGTCACCTGGCCATCCTCCCATACGTAGGCGATTCACTGAAATAA
- the rplI gene encoding 50S ribosomal protein L9: MDIILKTDIAGLGYKNDTVTVKPGYGRNYLIPQGYAMMATDSNKKIVAENIRQAAHKAEKIKNDAQAMADNLGDLTLTIPAKAGDSGKIFGRVTNTQVADALREKGFDIDRKKITIDDIKNLGTYEASLDLHKDVKHKVKIDVVSAE; this comes from the coding sequence ATGGACATCATTCTCAAAACCGATATCGCCGGTCTGGGCTATAAGAACGACACCGTTACGGTGAAGCCCGGTTACGGCCGCAATTATCTTATCCCGCAGGGATACGCCATGATGGCAACCGATTCGAACAAAAAGATCGTTGCTGAAAACATCCGTCAGGCGGCTCACAAAGCGGAGAAAATCAAGAACGACGCGCAGGCGATGGCCGATAACCTCGGCGATCTGACGCTGACGATCCCAGCTAAAGCGGGTGACAGCGGTAAGATCTTCGGCCGCGTAACTAACACGCAGGTAGCCGACGCACTACGCGAAAAAGGCTTCGACATCGACCGGAAGAAAATTACGATCGACGATATCAAGAACCTGGGTACCTACGAGGCATCGCTTGACCTGCATAAGGACGTGAAGCACAAGGTAAAAATCGACGTCGTTTCGGCTGAATAA
- a CDS encoding Uma2 family endonuclease, with protein sequence MVNLEQLMEIPNLPQLIEQAQRALREESRKRNEFYAWLKEDVKAEFINGHVVMQSPVKERHWTAVGNIHSLLRAYVIKNKLGRVASEKALITLKRNDYEPDVCFWKQEKAAQFTAEQMKFPAPDLVVEVLSKGTARTDRGIKFTDYAANGIAEYWIVNPGKRFVEQYTLDAQTGEYALVGTVIGSDELTAQQVAGFRVPVLSLFDEAANMQALSTILSN encoded by the coding sequence ATGGTAAACCTGGAGCAATTGATGGAGATTCCCAACCTGCCGCAACTCATCGAGCAGGCGCAACGGGCATTACGGGAGGAATCACGAAAGCGGAATGAGTTCTATGCGTGGCTCAAGGAGGATGTAAAAGCCGAGTTTATCAACGGCCACGTCGTCATGCAGTCGCCGGTCAAGGAGCGGCACTGGACAGCGGTTGGTAATATCCACAGCCTGTTACGCGCTTACGTCATCAAAAACAAACTGGGGCGGGTTGCGTCGGAGAAGGCGTTGATTACATTGAAGCGAAACGACTACGAACCAGACGTTTGCTTCTGGAAGCAGGAAAAAGCCGCGCAGTTTACGGCCGAACAGATGAAATTCCCGGCTCCGGATCTGGTGGTCGAGGTACTGTCGAAGGGTACAGCCCGCACGGATCGCGGTATCAAATTCACTGACTACGCAGCAAACGGAATCGCAGAATACTGGATCGTCAACCCCGGTAAGCGGTTCGTGGAACAATACACACTCGACGCTCAAACCGGCGAATATGCCCTCGTCGGAACAGTTATCGGTTCAGATGAATTAACCGCGCAGCAGGTAGCCGGTTTCCGTGTTCCCGTCTTGTCACTGTTCGACGAGGCTGCCAATATGCAGGCATTGTCAACCATTCTTTCCAATTAA